A genomic region of Trueperaceae bacterium contains the following coding sequences:
- a CDS encoding GNAT family N-acetyltransferase produces MWPSFGRVRLRPLDDLAPADWRRVHSHFKDPEISYLNGTPPNRMPLWLLKRVLRADTRRADRLTFGVFDENDDYIGTIELYDIRGSRATLGIIIGEKSHWGRGYGPEAIEALLEYAFDVLGLDLVRLSTFEDNPRAQAAFKKVGFGEVRRLPAAGGRVDVQMELHKGAWRSKRQELPRNPGGSGATGRVARSQRLSREEA; encoded by the coding sequence ATGTGGCCATCCTTCGGACGCGTGCGACTCCGCCCGCTCGACGACCTAGCCCCTGCCGACTGGCGCCGCGTCCACTCCCACTTCAAGGACCCGGAGATCTCCTACCTGAACGGCACCCCGCCCAACCGGATGCCGCTATGGCTGCTCAAGCGGGTCCTCCGGGCCGACACCCGTCGCGCCGACCGCCTCACCTTCGGCGTGTTCGACGAGAACGACGACTACATCGGCACCATCGAGCTCTACGACATCCGTGGTTCGCGCGCGACCCTCGGCATAATCATCGGCGAGAAGAGCCACTGGGGCAGGGGTTACGGACCCGAGGCGATCGAGGCTCTGCTGGAGTACGCCTTCGACGTGCTGGGACTCGACCTGGTGCGGCTATCGACGTTCGAGGACAACCCGCGCGCGCAGGCCGCCTTCAAGAAGGTCGGGTTCGGGGAGGTCAGGCGCCTGCCGGCCGCGGGCGGCAGGGTGGACGTCCAGATGGAACTGCACAAGGGGGCCTGGCGCTCGAAGCGCCAGGAACTGCCGCGGAACCCTGGCGGTAGCGGGGCTACCGGAAGGGTGGCCAGGAGTCAGCGACTGAGCAGGGAGGAGGCCTGA
- a CDS encoding serine/threonine-protein kinase, giving the protein MRVIGQHFGGYQVIREIGQGAVSRVFLASDGRRVKAVKLFRPEHVARARRELTYGRDLDHPNLNPVEDWLELAGRPGVVMPYVPGVLLSRWRDAGDRRSFLGAMKGVLQALAHLHDLGIVHRDVKPENILVDRSGQSVLVDYDLATGVDAVGESITAAGTVAFISPEQARGEPALPGSDLYSVGVILYWGLTGEVPFTGSVEQVMRAHARKSPPAARGIDPDLEAFEPLLEKLLAKEPDKRYRYALEVLGELELIESRTFGEKQV; this is encoded by the coding sequence GTGAGAGTGATAGGCCAACACTTCGGGGGTTACCAGGTGATCCGCGAGATCGGCCAGGGCGCCGTGTCGCGGGTCTTCCTGGCCAGCGACGGACGGCGTGTCAAGGCGGTCAAGCTGTTCCGTCCCGAGCACGTTGCGCGAGCCCGGCGCGAGCTGACCTACGGGCGGGATCTGGATCACCCGAACCTCAACCCGGTCGAGGACTGGCTCGAGTTGGCCGGCCGACCCGGCGTGGTGATGCCGTACGTTCCGGGCGTACTGCTCAGCAGGTGGCGCGACGCCGGCGACCGGCGGTCCTTCCTGGGAGCCATGAAGGGCGTCCTCCAGGCGCTAGCGCACCTCCACGACCTGGGCATCGTGCACCGTGACGTGAAACCAGAGAACATCCTCGTCGACCGTTCCGGCCAGTCGGTCCTGGTCGACTACGACCTCGCGACCGGAGTAGATGCCGTCGGGGAGTCGATCACCGCCGCAGGTACGGTGGCGTTCATCAGCCCTGAACAGGCGCGAGGGGAACCGGCGTTGCCGGGGAGCGACCTCTACTCGGTAGGCGTGATCCTCTACTGGGGGCTCACCGGGGAGGTCCCGTTCACCGGCTCGGTGGAGCAGGTGATGCGAGCTCACGCCCGCAAGAGCCCGCCGGCGGCACGTGGGATCGACCCAGACCTCGAGGCGTTCGAACCGCTTCTCGAGAAGCTGCTCGCCAAGGAGCCGGACAAGCGGTACCGTTACGCCCTCGAGGTGCTGGGGGAGCTCGAGTTGATCGAGAGTAGGACGTTCGGCGAGAAACAGGTCTGA
- a CDS encoding MoxR family ATPase translates to MESTSSENISANFSERFRELRNAISGVILGQERVVDDLLVAVLARGHVLIEGAPGLGKTRLVRAFAEATDLDFGRIQFTPDLMPADVTGTTVFVEESGDRRFEFQRGPVFTNVLLADEINRATPKTQAALLEAMQERAVTAAGTRHELPDPFVTLATQNPLEMEGTYPLPEAQLDRFLFKVLIDRPDSETLKRILITTTGNEETVLSPMFRRGELLELQRVVRAVLMASAALEKVVELVEASHRHPLLRLGASPRGAQAITLAAKGYALAAGRPNVEIEDVRRAAHPALRHRLLLSFEAEVDGVRPDSIIDDLLEQVTGAQRRGRTVRQ, encoded by the coding sequence ATGGAGAGCACGTCCAGCGAGAACATCAGCGCCAACTTCAGCGAACGCTTCAGGGAGCTCAGGAACGCCATCAGCGGCGTGATACTGGGCCAGGAGCGGGTGGTGGATGACCTCCTGGTGGCTGTCCTGGCCCGCGGTCACGTCCTCATCGAGGGGGCACCGGGCCTCGGCAAGACCAGGTTGGTGCGGGCTTTCGCCGAGGCGACAGATCTCGACTTCGGCCGCATCCAGTTCACGCCCGACCTCATGCCCGCCGACGTCACCGGCACCACCGTGTTCGTCGAGGAGAGCGGCGACCGGCGTTTCGAGTTCCAGCGCGGACCCGTCTTCACCAACGTCCTGCTGGCCGACGAGATCAACCGCGCCACCCCCAAGACGCAGGCGGCGCTGCTCGAGGCGATGCAGGAGCGGGCCGTCACCGCCGCCGGCACCAGGCATGAACTTCCGGATCCGTTCGTGACCCTGGCTACCCAGAATCCCCTCGAGATGGAGGGCACCTACCCGCTGCCCGAGGCGCAGTTGGACCGTTTCCTCTTCAAGGTGCTCATCGATCGCCCCGACTCGGAGACGCTGAAGCGGATCCTGATAACCACGACCGGCAACGAGGAGACGGTCCTCAGCCCGATGTTCCGTCGCGGCGAGCTGCTCGAGCTTCAGCGGGTGGTGCGGGCCGTCCTCATGGCCAGCGCGGCCCTCGAGAAGGTCGTAGAGCTGGTGGAGGCCTCGCACCGTCATCCGCTCCTCCGGCTGGGCGCCAGCCCGCGGGGCGCCCAGGCGATAACTCTGGCGGCGAAGGGCTACGCGCTCGCTGCCGGCCGGCCCAACGTCGAGATCGAGGACGTCAGGCGCGCCGCGCACCCGGCCCTGCGCCACAGGCTGCTTCTCTCGTTCGAAGCCGAGGTGGACGGGGTTCGGCCCGATTCGATAATCGACGACCTCCTGGAGCAGGTGACCGGAGCACAACGACGGGGCAGGACCGTTCGCCAGTAG
- the uvrC gene encoding excinuclease ABC subunit UvrC produces the protein MKRGDLPVLPTTPGCYLFQNSNGEIIYVGKALNLRSRVSSYFGSSADRKAQLVAHEAVKVDFIVTQSEVEALILEANLIKRYKPHFNVVLKDDKSYPFLKLTDEPYPTLIFTRRVVKDGGTYFGPYPNPGVVRRVLDLVYSNFPLRKNSGVPMKARSKPCLRYHMGRCLAPCIGAVDREEYGKVVEQVRAFLEGRVHDTAKMLEEEMRGAAGRQDFELAGVYRDRLQALKRMTGFESDVSRNSEEDLDFLGLAQAGNFAMVQLFQMRRGRVVGHDKRFLANAQDASRAEILERFMSEYYGQAMRVPPLVLLPPADLEMGVWTEFLSERAGRRVELRVPRRGDKLDLMRMAERNARTGVEAEIALLERRGEAPGVGELQSLLELDDPPYRIEGFDVSNLMGTHTVASIVVFEGGRARKSEYRRVRIRDLDKPDDFFSMHQAVYRRFTGTLADKLPQPDLLLIDGGKGQLSAARRALREAGLDIPLVGLAKRQETLVTPAGDEIVVPHSHPGLKLLINVRDEAHRTAVGYNRNRRGKAMTRSVLDGVPGIGPKRRDALLAHFSSVEQLRRADVEELAKVPGVGAAAAGAVKAYFGSDSAERGVEQPPGD, from the coding sequence GTGAAGCGCGGCGACCTGCCCGTGCTGCCCACCACTCCCGGTTGCTACCTGTTCCAGAACTCCAACGGCGAGATCATCTACGTGGGCAAGGCGCTGAACCTGCGCAGTCGGGTGAGCTCCTACTTCGGCAGCTCGGCCGACCGGAAGGCGCAGCTCGTCGCGCACGAGGCCGTGAAGGTCGACTTCATCGTCACCCAGAGCGAAGTCGAAGCCCTCATCCTCGAAGCCAACCTCATCAAGCGCTACAAGCCGCACTTCAACGTCGTCCTCAAGGACGACAAGAGCTATCCCTTCCTCAAGCTCACCGACGAGCCGTACCCCACCCTGATCTTCACCAGACGAGTCGTGAAGGACGGGGGAACCTACTTCGGCCCCTACCCCAACCCGGGGGTCGTGCGGCGGGTACTCGACCTCGTCTACTCCAACTTCCCGCTCCGCAAGAACAGCGGGGTCCCCATGAAGGCCCGCAGCAAACCGTGTCTGCGCTATCACATGGGGCGTTGCCTCGCGCCCTGCATCGGGGCGGTAGATCGAGAGGAGTACGGCAAGGTCGTCGAGCAGGTGCGGGCGTTCCTCGAGGGGCGGGTGCACGACACGGCGAAGATGTTGGAAGAGGAGATGCGGGGCGCCGCCGGGCGGCAGGATTTCGAGCTGGCCGGCGTCTACCGTGACAGGCTGCAGGCACTCAAGCGCATGACCGGTTTCGAGAGCGACGTGAGCCGCAACTCCGAGGAAGACCTCGACTTCCTGGGACTGGCGCAGGCCGGCAACTTCGCCATGGTCCAGCTCTTCCAGATGCGCCGCGGACGGGTCGTGGGCCACGACAAGCGCTTCCTCGCCAACGCCCAGGATGCCAGCAGGGCAGAGATACTCGAGCGGTTCATGAGCGAGTACTACGGCCAGGCGATGAGGGTGCCGCCACTCGTCCTGCTGCCCCCAGCCGATCTGGAGATGGGGGTGTGGACCGAGTTCCTGAGCGAACGGGCCGGCCGCAGGGTCGAACTGCGGGTGCCGCGAAGGGGCGACAAGCTGGACCTGATGCGGATGGCAGAACGCAACGCCCGAACCGGCGTGGAGGCAGAGATCGCCCTGCTCGAGCGCCGCGGCGAAGCTCCCGGTGTCGGCGAGCTGCAGAGCCTCCTCGAGCTGGACGACCCGCCCTACCGGATCGAAGGGTTCGACGTGAGCAACCTCATGGGCACCCACACGGTCGCAAGCATCGTGGTCTTCGAAGGCGGACGTGCCCGCAAGAGCGAGTACCGGCGGGTGCGGATCCGCGACCTAGACAAGCCCGACGACTTCTTCAGCATGCATCAGGCCGTCTACCGCCGTTTCACCGGGACGCTGGCCGACAAGCTGCCGCAACCCGACCTTCTGCTCATTGACGGCGGCAAGGGGCAGCTCTCGGCAGCGCGGCGTGCCTTGCGGGAGGCCGGGCTGGACATCCCGCTGGTGGGCCTCGCCAAGCGCCAGGAGACGCTCGTTACCCCTGCCGGCGACGAGATCGTCGTTCCCCACTCCCACCCGGGTCTCAAGCTGTTGATCAACGTCCGCGACGAGGCCCACCGCACAGCCGTAGGCTACAACCGAAACCGGCGCGGCAAGGCGATGACGAGGTCGGTGCTGGACGGAGTGCCAGGCATCGGTCCCAAGCGCCGCGATGCCCTGCTCGCGCACTTCTCCAGCGTCGAGCAGTTGCGTCGCGCCGACGTGGAGGAGTTGGCGAAGGTGCCCGGGGTTGGAGCCGCGGCCGCGGGCGCCGTCAAGGCGTACTTCGGTAGCGACTCGGCCGAGCGCGGTGTGGAGCAGCCGCCCGGTGACTGA
- a CDS encoding ABC transporter permease has protein sequence MDLIVLLTLVASALRATTPLLLTALGGLFSERSGVINIALEGIMLFGAVAAAVVAQLIEAQFPGRPLPWAPWVGLLAAMAIGAAVAWIHAVVSIRYKADQIISGTAINLMAIGIPALVLMGLYDNTTASAPIRNRLPEWGAGVFELSPLVYLAFLLVPVVWFVVFRTPFGLRLRSVGEHPEAADSLGVNVHRVRYIGVVLSGVLGGLGGAYLSIGNFNQFVSEMSAGRGFIALAALIFGKWHPLGVLGSTLLFGAFEAVATALGGGQILPPTLVQMIPFILTMLVLAGFIGRAIPAKALGKPYEG, from the coding sequence GTGGATCTGATCGTCCTGCTTACCCTGGTGGCGTCGGCCCTCAGGGCGACCACGCCGCTGCTGCTCACGGCCTTGGGTGGCCTCTTCAGCGAACGCTCGGGCGTCATCAACATCGCGCTGGAGGGGATAATGCTCTTCGGCGCGGTTGCCGCCGCGGTCGTGGCCCAGCTGATCGAGGCGCAGTTCCCCGGACGGCCTCTGCCCTGGGCTCCCTGGGTCGGGCTGCTGGCGGCGATGGCAATCGGCGCCGCGGTCGCCTGGATCCACGCTGTCGTCTCCATCCGCTACAAAGCCGACCAGATCATCAGCGGCACGGCGATCAACCTGATGGCGATAGGCATCCCCGCCCTGGTCCTGATGGGTCTCTACGACAACACCACCGCCAGCGCTCCCATCCGCAACCGGCTGCCGGAGTGGGGAGCGGGCGTTTTCGAACTCAGTCCGCTCGTCTACCTGGCGTTCCTCCTGGTGCCGGTCGTGTGGTTCGTCGTCTTCCGCACCCCCTTCGGCTTGCGCCTCAGATCGGTGGGCGAGCACCCGGAAGCCGCCGACAGCCTGGGCGTGAACGTGCACAGGGTGCGCTACATCGGCGTCGTGCTCTCCGGAGTCCTCGGCGGCCTCGGAGGGGCCTACCTGTCGATAGGCAACTTCAACCAGTTCGTCTCCGAGATGTCGGCTGGACGCGGTTTCATCGCCCTGGCGGCGCTCATCTTCGGCAAGTGGCACCCCCTGGGCGTGCTCGGCTCCACCCTCCTCTTCGGGGCGTTCGAAGCGGTCGCGACGGCGTTGGGCGGCGGGCAGATACTTCCCCCGACCCTGGTGCAGATGATCCCGTTCATCCTCACCATGCTGGTCCTGGCCGGCTTCATCGGCCGAGCTATCCCGGCCAAGGCGCTGGGCAAGCCGTACGAGGGGTAA
- a CDS encoding DUF58 domain-containing protein → MISARSRNLLDRYSLAARYLSRESGERTAKEAGQSVEFHDFRPYQSGDELRYVDWKAYARTGRLYTRLHQAERTIRLHILIDVSRSMRVGGKGAYSERLAQLLAYVGQRDARSQVHLTDGSHGRPVQGLRTIGESWELIESASSRKEGPLPAHAIREFALAGPSEPGAALVLVISDLFEEAPLKPALTALKARGLDASFLQVVAREDLEPEAGRLELIDSETGEKLEVTPLEANAYRRAVREFVARRRSEIIEAGFRHVLLPVPPASGDELEREAFAALLRAGILEKR, encoded by the coding sequence GTGATCAGCGCCCGCAGCCGCAACCTGCTCGACCGCTACTCGCTCGCCGCCCGCTACCTCAGTCGGGAGTCGGGGGAGCGAACCGCCAAGGAGGCTGGGCAGAGCGTCGAGTTCCACGACTTCCGCCCCTACCAGTCGGGCGACGAGCTGCGCTACGTCGACTGGAAAGCCTATGCCCGCACCGGCCGCCTCTATACCCGGCTCCACCAGGCCGAGCGAACGATCCGCCTTCACATCCTCATCGACGTGAGCCGCTCGATGCGAGTGGGCGGCAAGGGGGCATATTCGGAGCGATTGGCGCAACTGCTCGCGTACGTGGGCCAACGTGACGCACGCAGCCAGGTCCACCTGACCGACGGCAGCCACGGCCGGCCGGTTCAGGGACTGCGGACGATCGGTGAGAGCTGGGAGCTGATCGAGTCGGCTTCGAGCCGCAAGGAGGGTCCCCTGCCGGCCCATGCGATCCGGGAGTTCGCTCTCGCGGGCCCGAGCGAGCCGGGAGCGGCCCTGGTGCTCGTCATCTCCGACCTCTTCGAGGAGGCGCCGCTCAAGCCGGCGCTCACTGCCCTGAAGGCGCGCGGCCTCGACGCATCCTTCCTGCAGGTCGTGGCCAGGGAGGATCTCGAACCCGAGGCGGGCAGGCTCGAGCTGATCGACTCCGAGACGGGCGAGAAGCTCGAGGTCACTCCTCTGGAGGCGAACGCATACCGGCGGGCGGTTCGCGAGTTCGTCGCCCGGCGGCGTAGCGAGATCATCGAGGCGGGCTTCCGCCACGTCCTCCTCCCGGTTCCCCCGGCCAGCGGCGACGAGTTGGAAAGGGAGGCGTTCGCCGCGTTGCTCCGCGCCGGCATCCTCGAGAAACGTTGA
- a CDS encoding heavy metal translocating P-type ATPase, which produces MTTEARTRQRPSVGRRAAGRPWYGGAKGRLVLTTGVLLTLGTLLALLFPASARWSFSAATLVGVWPLAVKAARGAARGSPFTINTLITLAALGAVAIGEAAEGAIVVFLFAIGELLESVAAGRARSSIRELARLAPSNALLIEEGGTIREVGAASLEAGQLVQVRPGARIPADGRVVEGDSAIDESAVTGESIARSKGAGEQVFAGSISTDGTLIVRVEQPPSQSAIARIIQLVEEAESHKAPVRRFIDSFSRVYTPVAMLLAALVATMPPLLAGASLEAWVYRGLAILLIACPCALVLSVPAAITSAISAGARAGLLLKGGAALEAIGTVVTVAFDKTGTITSNALQVTDVIPLRGDAEEVVALAAAVESFSSHPLAAAISRRAAGLELPLASAGRAIAGQAASAIVNGQNYSVGSPRYASHTSPMGTQVELAIERLEEEGKTVVVLLEEHTPRGILAVRDEPRPEASEVISRLRKMGVATVMLTGDNSRTAASVADRLRLEVRAELLPEEKLRAIEVLARRGPVAMVGDGINDAPALARANVGIAIGAGTDVALESADAALLREGIGGVPDLFRLSRATMRNIRQNIGFALGLKALFLVTTLLGITGLWPAILADTGATVLVTSNALRLLRFDFGDRT; this is translated from the coding sequence GTGACCACCGAGGCGAGGACGAGGCAGCGGCCTTCGGTCGGAAGGAGAGCGGCCGGGCGACCCTGGTACGGCGGCGCCAAGGGCCGACTGGTCCTCACCACCGGGGTGCTGCTCACTCTAGGCACGTTGCTGGCCCTGCTCTTCCCGGCTTCTGCGCGCTGGAGTTTCTCGGCCGCCACTCTGGTAGGCGTCTGGCCCCTGGCCGTGAAGGCCGCACGCGGAGCCGCTCGCGGATCTCCGTTCACGATAAACACCCTCATAACCCTTGCCGCGCTGGGCGCGGTCGCGATAGGGGAAGCTGCCGAGGGAGCGATCGTCGTCTTCCTCTTCGCCATCGGCGAGCTGCTCGAGAGCGTCGCTGCCGGACGTGCGAGGTCCAGCATCAGGGAGCTCGCCCGGTTGGCGCCCAGCAACGCTCTCCTGATCGAAGAGGGCGGAACGATCAGGGAGGTCGGCGCCGCGTCGCTCGAAGCGGGTCAGCTGGTCCAGGTGAGGCCGGGCGCGCGCATACCGGCAGACGGCAGGGTAGTCGAGGGGGACTCGGCGATCGACGAGTCGGCCGTGACCGGGGAGAGCATCGCCAGATCGAAGGGAGCGGGCGAGCAGGTGTTCGCGGGGAGCATCAGCACCGACGGCACGCTCATCGTACGGGTTGAGCAACCTCCCTCGCAGAGCGCCATAGCCCGGATCATCCAACTGGTGGAGGAAGCGGAGAGTCACAAGGCCCCGGTACGGCGATTCATCGACAGCTTCAGCCGCGTCTACACGCCGGTTGCGATGCTGCTGGCCGCTCTGGTCGCAACGATGCCGCCGCTGCTGGCAGGAGCCTCCCTCGAGGCGTGGGTCTACCGCGGGCTGGCGATACTGCTCATCGCCTGCCCCTGCGCCCTGGTGCTGTCGGTGCCGGCCGCGATCACATCGGCGATCAGCGCAGGGGCCCGGGCGGGCCTGCTGCTCAAGGGCGGCGCCGCGCTCGAAGCGATCGGTACGGTGGTGACCGTGGCGTTCGACAAGACCGGAACGATCACGAGTAACGCCCTGCAGGTCACCGATGTGATCCCGCTCCGGGGCGATGCGGAGGAGGTGGTCGCCCTGGCAGCGGCGGTGGAGAGCTTCTCCTCCCATCCGCTGGCGGCAGCGATCAGCCGCCGGGCGGCCGGTCTCGAGCTGCCTCTCGCCAGCGCTGGCCGGGCCATCGCCGGACAGGCGGCGAGTGCGATCGTCAACGGGCAGAACTACTCGGTCGGTTCTCCCCGCTACGCCTCGCATACTTCGCCCATGGGGACGCAGGTGGAACTGGCCATCGAACGACTCGAGGAGGAGGGCAAGACCGTCGTCGTCCTGCTGGAGGAGCACACTCCGCGGGGCATCCTGGCCGTTCGCGACGAGCCACGACCGGAGGCGAGCGAGGTGATCTCGCGGTTGCGCAAGATGGGCGTCGCCACGGTGATGCTCACGGGGGACAACTCCCGGACCGCCGCGTCGGTTGCCGACCGGTTGCGGTTGGAGGTGCGTGCCGAACTGCTTCCCGAGGAGAAACTCCGCGCCATCGAGGTGTTGGCCCGCCGCGGTCCCGTCGCGATGGTGGGGGACGGGATCAACGACGCTCCGGCGCTCGCCCGGGCGAACGTGGGCATAGCGATAGGCGCAGGCACCGACGTAGCCCTCGAAAGCGCCGACGCAGCACTCCTGCGCGAGGGGATCGGCGGCGTGCCCGACCTGTTCCGGCTTTCACGCGCGACCATGCGCAACATCCGGCAGAACATCGGCTTCGCCCTCGGGCTGAAGGCGCTGTTCCTGGTGACGACCCTGCTCGGCATCACCGGACTCTGGCCCGCCATCCTCGCAGACACGGGAGCTACCGTGCTGGTGACGAGCAACGCCCTGCGACTGCTCCGTTTCGACTTCGGGGACCGGACCTAG
- a CDS encoding ABC transporter permease, whose product MNERVAVALMGIVGVAGFLLAPWAALNREIGARSSVLLLPDRVYDFTGRTDPVAIAGLGIVFALGLVAFAALVASAWVGGRARFIIWLAAGLTLLVSTAWGLDRVGEGVGDARRNAFLDEVEQAIERPRGNRDIEALVRLLAQEDGQSLAELRSEAEAAGLNVRRLPYSRTGMGLSAFLAVAIGLATIGLGLRLVPRLSRAVDRVLDVAAVPAVSILLALLATAVVVLVLQPTPVGDDLVATGPLMWLAGRLDTVWYALQSLFADSLGTLSGFLDSLKFTTPLIFTGLAVAFAFRAGLFNIGAPGQMVLGALGAAGVAIYMPGPKALVLPLAIVASALFGGLWGALPGWLKARFGANEVINTILLNYIAASILLFVLSDRPTFSASALNVIRMLGVAVVVIGILLLIPPVRRLLSRAPRVSFAVIGVLVLVAMVAVAAPVANEPPVIVELPFKAPGYEPETYPLRPQGRIPQIGALVSSTDGFDLAAWLAPLIGLTALALAPRLDVRRTGPRVLFGVAAWGISYLVLALFGLRTVEFDVPPTNLNLSFLIALLAAAFMQVLLWRTKWGYDLRAVGVSPKAAEYGGADIGGNVIFAMAVGGAFAGLTATHYVLGGALDEYALRQSLPTGDGFDGIAVALLGGNTPVGVVLSAFLFGVLKHGGSVLSITMANLTRDVVSTILALIVLFIAARGFLPDRITNPLRRQSQAYEEQDPRLKAPIDAPARPLRSEEG is encoded by the coding sequence GTGAACGAACGCGTCGCCGTCGCGCTCATGGGCATCGTGGGCGTTGCCGGCTTCCTGCTCGCACCGTGGGCGGCGCTCAACCGTGAGATCGGTGCGCGCAGCAGCGTGCTGCTTCTGCCCGACCGGGTCTACGATTTCACCGGCCGCACCGACCCGGTGGCGATCGCCGGCCTGGGAATCGTCTTCGCCCTGGGGCTCGTCGCCTTCGCTGCTCTCGTCGCCTCGGCCTGGGTGGGCGGACGAGCCCGCTTCATCATCTGGTTGGCGGCCGGCCTGACGCTGCTCGTGTCCACCGCCTGGGGGCTCGACCGTGTCGGAGAAGGCGTCGGCGACGCGCGCAGGAACGCCTTCCTCGACGAGGTAGAGCAGGCGATCGAGCGCCCCCGCGGGAACCGCGACATCGAAGCGCTCGTGCGGTTGCTGGCCCAGGAAGACGGGCAGTCGCTGGCGGAGTTGCGGAGCGAAGCCGAGGCGGCCGGGCTGAACGTACGGCGGTTGCCCTACTCCCGGACGGGAATGGGATTGTCCGCCTTCCTGGCGGTTGCCATCGGCCTCGCCACGATCGGCCTGGGCCTGAGGCTCGTGCCGAGGCTCTCCCGGGCTGTCGACCGGGTACTGGACGTCGCCGCCGTTCCGGCGGTATCGATACTGCTCGCGCTGCTGGCGACCGCGGTGGTGGTGCTGGTGCTCCAGCCGACGCCGGTGGGCGACGACCTCGTTGCGACAGGTCCGCTCATGTGGCTCGCAGGGCGTCTAGACACCGTCTGGTACGCCCTCCAGTCGTTGTTCGCCGACTCATTGGGCACCCTCTCGGGCTTCCTCGACTCCCTCAAGTTCACGACTCCGCTGATATTCACCGGCCTCGCGGTGGCCTTCGCCTTCCGCGCCGGACTGTTCAACATCGGTGCCCCCGGGCAGATGGTCCTCGGCGCTCTCGGAGCCGCCGGCGTCGCGATCTACATGCCCGGTCCCAAGGCGCTCGTCCTGCCGCTGGCGATCGTCGCCTCGGCACTGTTCGGTGGCCTGTGGGGCGCGCTGCCGGGCTGGCTCAAGGCTCGCTTCGGCGCCAACGAGGTCATCAACACCATCCTCCTCAACTACATAGCCGCGTCGATCCTTCTGTTCGTGCTGTCCGACAGGCCGACCTTCTCCGCCTCGGCCCTCAACGTCATCCGCATGCTCGGGGTCGCCGTCGTGGTGATCGGCATCCTGCTGCTCATCCCGCCCGTCAGGAGGCTACTGAGCCGGGCCCCGAGAGTTTCGTTCGCCGTGATCGGGGTGCTGGTGCTCGTTGCGATGGTCGCGGTCGCCGCGCCGGTAGCCAACGAGCCACCCGTCATCGTCGAACTGCCCTTCAAGGCGCCCGGCTACGAGCCGGAAACCTACCCGCTGCGGCCGCAGGGGCGGATACCGCAGATCGGCGCGCTGGTGAGCTCGACGGACGGCTTCGACCTGGCCGCCTGGCTGGCGCCCCTCATCGGCCTGACGGCACTGGCGCTCGCACCCCGCCTCGATGTGCGGCGGACCGGGCCGCGGGTCCTGTTCGGCGTGGCCGCCTGGGGCATCTCCTACCTCGTGTTAGCGCTGTTCGGCCTGCGCACCGTGGAGTTCGATGTACCGCCTACCAACCTCAACCTCTCGTTCCTCATCGCGCTGCTGGCAGCGGCATTCATGCAGGTGCTGCTCTGGCGTACCAAGTGGGGCTACGACCTTCGGGCGGTGGGCGTGTCTCCCAAGGCGGCCGAGTACGGAGGCGCCGACATCGGCGGGAATGTGATCTTCGCGATGGCCGTAGGCGGAGCCTTCGCTGGCTTGACCGCCACTCACTACGTTCTCGGCGGCGCATTGGACGAGTACGCCCTTCGTCAGTCGCTCCCCACGGGCGACGGCTTCGACGGCATAGCCGTGGCGCTGCTGGGCGGCAACACGCCGGTAGGCGTAGTACTCTCGGCGTTCCTATTCGGCGTCCTGAAGCACGGCGGCTCTGTTCTGAGCATCACCATGGCGAACCTCACCCGTGACGTCGTTAGCACCATCCTGGCGCTCATCGTCCTCTTCATCGCGGCCCGCGGCTTCCTGCCGGACCGGATCACCAACCCGCTGCGGCGCCAGTCGCAGGCGTACGAGGAGCAGGATCCCAGGCTCAAGGCTCCGATCGACGCGCCCGCCCGGCCACTGCGCAGCGAGGAGGGGTGA